The Alteribacter keqinensis DNA segment AGCGGGTAATGTTCTCTTTTGCTTCACGAAGGATAGCGAGTGTTTCATCATCCACGTTTTTGTAGGCGGCGTCCATTTCGCTCTGGCTTACTTTAAGGGTATCGAGTCTGGCACCGTCGAATTGCTCGGTGAGTTCGGCGAGGGCTGTATCTTTCTCACGTCTAACGCGGCTGATTATTCCTTCCACCGCTTTTCGCTGTTCGCTTGTTCCCTGGTCGACGGTCCGTTTGATACTCACGTCTTTGGAGTATTCGGTGATGTTCACTGGCCGCTCCCTCCTTCAACGACACGGGCGAGACGTTCGATCATGTCATCGATCTGGCCGGCTTTCATCCGGTAGCTTACAGGGTTGACGATAAAGCGTGACGTGATCGGCATCATCGTTTCCGTTTCCACGAGGCCGTTTTCTTTCAATGTGCGGCCGGTGGAGACGATGTCAACGATCCGGTCGGCAAGACCTACGAGAGGAGCAAGCTCAATCGAGCCGTTCAGCTTGATGATTTCCACCTGTTCCCCCTGCTCGCGGAAGTATCCGGCAGCGAGTTTCGGATATTTTGTTGCGATTTTAGGTGCAATGTCCGCCTTTGAATCGTAGCTTGGGAGAGCGGCGACAGCCATATAACAGGCGCTGATCTTCAGGTCGAGTACTTCGTATACGTCACGCTTTTCTTCGATCATGACGTCCTTTCCGGCTACTCCCACATCAGCTACGCCGTGTTCCACGTAGGTGGGCACGTCCATCGGTTTGGATAAAATAAAGCGCATGTTGGCTTTCGGTACGTCAAGAATGAGTTTCCGGGAATCATCAAATTCCGGCGGCAGGTCGTATCCCGCCTGTCTCAGAAGAGAGACCGCTTCTTCAAAGATGCGTCCTTTTGGCATGGCAACTGTGAGGAGGTCGTTCTTGGTTTGAGTTTGATTATTCGTTTCTGTCAACGCCGCCACCTCCGTTTGTTCCGTTTTTTCCGATTAAATAATGCACATCGTCAAATTGCTTCGAGTAGGCGTCGAGGTCCCGGATGCCCATAACATCCTGCATCACCACAGACTGGCCTTCGTTTCTTAAAGTATCGGCGGTCTTCATCGCTTCTTTCCGCCGTTCGTTTGAGTAGATGATGGCGTTGCTGATGGTCACGTCTTCTTTTGATTTTCCGAGGGCTTCGGTCAAAAGGTCGAGCCGGACTGCAAAGCCTGTAGCCGCTTCGGGCCGGTGAAATTTAGAAAGAAGCTCGTCATAGCGGCCTCCGCCTCCGAGTGGGAAGCCAAGCTCATCGCTGTAGGCTTCAAACACCATGCCCGTGTAGTAGCTCATGTGCATCACCAGGTTCAGGTCAATGATGACTGAATCTTCAAGATCGTACGCTTTAAGAACGTCCACAAGCTTGTAAAGGTCAGCAAGGGATTTTCGCCCTTCTTCTGTTTCAATCAGGGCTTCTGCTTCATTTAAAATGCCGAACCCGCCTCTCAGGCTGAGAAGGCTGTGGAGTCTTCTCCGGTCAATGGACGAGAGCGGCAGCTGATCGACATCTCTTTTAAAGCCGACGTAATTTTTTTCATAGAGGTAGCGGCGGAACGTGCCTGCCCGCTCCTCGTTTCCGAGGATTTCAGTGAGTAGCGTATTGACGAACCCGATGTGGCCGATAGCTACTTTAAAGTTTGAGAGGCCGGCTTTTTTAAGAGCGG contains these protein-coding regions:
- a CDS encoding ATP phosphoribosyltransferase regulatory subunit, with product MTKPFMFEKPVGMRDTLPELYSLKQQVRSTIATEVAKWGYAPIETPTLEFYDTIGTASATSDTQLFKLLDQQGNTLVLRPDMTAPIARIAASTLKGTERPARLTYDASVFRAQQREGGKPAEFEQVGVELIGDPTASADGEVIALMIAALKKAGLSNFKVAIGHIGFVNTLLTEILGNEERAGTFRRYLYEKNYVGFKRDVDQLPLSSIDRRRLHSLLSLRGGFGILNEAEALIETEEGRKSLADLYKLVDVLKAYDLEDSVIIDLNLVMHMSYYTGMVFEAYSDELGFPLGGGGRYDELLSKFHRPEAATGFAVRLDLLTEALGKSKEDVTISNAIIYSNERRKEAMKTADTLRNEGQSVVMQDVMGIRDLDAYSKQFDDVHYLIGKNGTNGGGGVDRNE
- the hisG gene encoding ATP phosphoribosyltransferase, with product MPKGRIFEEAVSLLRQAGYDLPPEFDDSRKLILDVPKANMRFILSKPMDVPTYVEHGVADVGVAGKDVMIEEKRDVYEVLDLKISACYMAVAALPSYDSKADIAPKIATKYPKLAAGYFREQGEQVEIIKLNGSIELAPLVGLADRIVDIVSTGRTLKENGLVETETMMPITSRFIVNPVSYRMKAGQIDDMIERLARVVEGGSGQ